One region of Brachyhypopomus gauderio isolate BG-103 chromosome 9, BGAUD_0.2, whole genome shotgun sequence genomic DNA includes:
- the LOC143522360 gene encoding zona pellucida sperm-binding protein 1-like: MSVATLPIQHYANEPPLPVVAPGPLRVELRIANGQCTTKGCVEARAAYTSYYTDADYPVTKVLREPVYVEVRILDRSDPNIVLTLGRCWATSSPNPFSLPEWDLLVNGCPYKDDRYLTQLVPVEGSSAVPFPTHYKRFVLKMFTFVDQTSMAPLHNQVYIHCSTAVCHPSATDSCEPSCGREMTVQCTRDGQFILVVAKDTTLPRLSLDSVSLLGENGPCGPIDSNAAFAIYQFPVAACGTRVMELGDYLVYENKMTSSYEVGFGPLGAITRDSYYE, from the exons ATGAGCGTTGCAACACTGCCTATTCAGCACTATGCCAACGAGCCCCCTCTACCTGTAGTTGCTCCTGGACCCCTCAGGGTAGAGCTAAGAATAGCTAATGGTCAGTGCACCACAAAGGGGTGTGTGGAAG CACGGGCAGCCTACACCTCCTACTACACGGATGCTGATTACCCTGTGACCAAGGTGCTGAGAGAGCCGGTCTATGTGGAAGTGCGTATCCTGGACAGGTCTGACCCCAATATTGTCCTGACCCTGGGACGCTGCTGGGCAACCTCTTCCCCTAACCCCTTCAGCCTTCCCGAGTGGGACCTTCTAGTGAATGG GTGCCCCTACAAGGATGACCGCTACCTGACTCAGTTGGTTCCAGTTGAGGGGTCGTCTGCAGTTCCGTTCCCTACCCATTACAAGCGCTTTGTCCTCAAGATGTTCACCTTTGTGGATCAAACCTCCATGGCTCCCTTGCACAACCAG GTCTATATCCACTGCAGTACAGCCGTGTGTCATCCAAGTGCAACAGACAGCTGTGAACCAAGCTGTGGCAGAGAAA TGACTGTCCAGTGCACAAGAGATGGCCAGTTCATATTGGTGGTGGCCAAGGATACAACCCTGCCTAGGCTGAGCCTGGATTCAGTCAGCCTATTGGGAGAAAATGGACCCTGTGGGCCAATTGACTCCAATGCAGCTTTTGCTATCTACCAGTTTCCCGTTGCTGCCTGTGGTACCCGTGTGATG GAGCTGGGTGACTACTTGGTGTATGAGAACAAGATGACCTCTTCCTATGAAGTTGGATTCGGTCCCCTTGGAGCAATCACAAGAGACAGCTACTATGAGTGA